The following nucleotide sequence is from Macrobrachium nipponense isolate FS-2020 chromosome 21, ASM1510439v2, whole genome shotgun sequence.
TCTAGTATCTTTCTGCGGCATGCAATTTAGACGGTGCATATGAGGCTTCTAGCTTTCCGTCTCTGTGTGAGTATTCGCTTTGTCAAGTCCTCTGGATATTGGCGTGGTGGCTGATGGTGAAATACAGCCAAGGGTTTGATGTCAAGAAAGAACTAAGGGAACAAATGCGAGACGAACATGCAGGTTATAAATACAAGGACAGTGAAAGCTCATGATGGATGGATGCATAGGATGCATTTCATGATAACGCAAGACAGCCATTGTAGGTACTCAAAGCTCTTGCATCTCATGCAGCTATTCTCAGTTTGGACTGATGACGGTAAGAGAGGCTGGAATGCTTTTCGTGGTTGTGGATACTTCCGGAAAAGCCAGGTCATTCATTCGTTTTAGTGCAGTTGCAGATGTCATGCAGTTGCGTTCACTTTTCATGGCTGCAGTAGGTTTGTTCATGCCTTAAAATCGATTCTTAAAGAAGTTTGCTGAAAATGTTAGAATCGCGATAACTAAGCGAGGGTACTTTGAAGCGTGATATTTGCTCTTTAATCATGAGATGATTCCTTAAGATAAATAAGGATAAATGTTTTCGTAATGAACGAACCATAAGAGGTGACGTCGTATGCCCTTTGGACAACATCTACCTCCCAGTAGGACCACCGCTCTGAAGCAGGCTGAGGAAAGACAGCTGCGGCGCTCTGAAATGTGACACCGGCTTTCGTGAGCCGAAGTTTGGGAGGGCGGGCGTGCCAACGGGTATAGGAATCTGTGAGGCTGGAGAAGATATCTGGTTAGATCGGGTTCTGCCCTCGACTGCGGGTGAAATGGCATCAAGTAAGCTACTATGAGTGTTGATGTTTAAGCTCTTGGTGGATTCACTACGAAAACTACTATTACCTCTCGAGATCTGGAAGATTTCGTTCTCAGGCTCAAGTAGGATGATCTCGTAACACGTGCCAGCCATCCCCGGTTGTGTAAAAGGACGTATCTGTTGGATAAATGGattaggggggagagggggattaAATTGACTCATGAGAAGGGGATCCACGTGGACCGAAGGCAGGAAGTACTCGGGCTCAAACACAGGATCTGGGAAAATGCTGAATCTTGGTCCACTGCTGACGCCTGGTTGGAAGTCACGTCCTATGACCGGTGCAGGTCCTCGGTTAGCAAAGGTGGACGTCCTCCCCTCAACTGCAGCGATTCCGGAAGCTCCATCGTCCAAGGTGTTGGTCAGGTCATCTTCTAGAACCGTGTAGTTTAGATGTTCGGTGTCTGCTGCAATCACCGCATCGTGGATCCTCTGGAACGTTTTCATGAACGTCTGTTTTGCATGGGCTACTTCTAGGGTGTCCCTCACTGGCTGCGGGGCAACGCTGAAGGGCACCGATGTGTTGACAAAAACCCTGGGTGACTTCTTCACTGGTGGGCTGAAGGCGCCTCCCGCCTCGTCGCCATCCGTTTGAATAGCGCTCCGTCCTGACACTGCCGCCGCGGCCACCAACGCCACCTGCGGAACGGAAGCAAAAACTCTGCTTTAATAAATTAATGAACGGTACTTGGTTTTGTGAGATAGAAAAATATGAGGTCATCTGTAAACACCCTGACGCTTGATATACTTCAGTTTCTGTATCATTGATTTGATTTGCCGTAACGCaacttaatttttagtaaaacacGTTTACTGAAGATAAGtaagcattatttttatttacggtTAACAATCAATTAAAATACATTCTTCAATTTTCCAATTGTAATTTGAGAGTTGCGAAACTCTCCCTCAGCAacttgcagtttatttattttttttcttttgatagagCAACTCAGTGTAGCTGATAATGGAAATGTTGCTACTTAATAAAGCTGTGCAGGTGTTTCAATTCTTTACGGCAAGCTTGCATACAAGTAGAAAAGTCAGAATGTTTTTCGCTGTCATTCTCAGGCCATAATTGGTTTGACccagcagctatagtagattcacattaatcgtgcatttgatgtctaggtcagtcccttacgacgctcctgactggctgttgataagccaatcacatggctggacacactcagtctctctcgagagttcacatggttaggatctatgttccacctctcctgagggatacatctttcaaaagtatccctcaggagagatggaacatacatcctacctatgtgaactctcgagagagactgagagtttccagccctgtgattggcttatcaacagccagtcaggagtgtcgtaagggactggcctagacatcaaatgcacgattgatgtgaatctactatagtaagtcgGAAGTTGCTGCCTTGAGTAGATGAACTGTTTGTAATTCGTTGCAAAAGTTTGAAAAATGTCTGTATTCTGAATTTCACCCAACTGTGATAACTCGTTTTCCCCGCATGCCGGAATCTTCGGCTAAATATAGAGCCTTCTTTCACcaacaaaaactgaaaataaatacgctatatttcattagaaataattgttctgtactgtttaacatgcacattaaataaaaaataaatatcctatcctaaattcctgtatctttagcacaacatgaaacacctttttcagacctttttaggctcttccattgaccttttctacccccctcccccaataagaacagcaacaacaacaaagtagtttgtaggcttactccccgagtaagcgaaaatctttTTATCGATTACCTGGATGAAGACGACATGCCTCGGTCAGGAATTTGTACTAGAATACGTTTCCAACTGAAATAACCACATGATCAACTTGGAATCGCACTTTCATCGTCCCCAcatacctaatctctctctctctctctctctctcctctctctctctctctctctctctctctctcacttttttcattattttaccaaTCGTTTGATAATATTCTTTAGCTTTATATCTTGATATCATGAATTTGCGGTGTttaaaacagtatacatatcaaaattttaaatgacGAAAATGGGCATTCATTGTTTAAAACACCTcaaattccattatatatatatatatatatatatatatatatatatatatatatattatattgtgtatgtatagagacatgcacacaaacacacaggcacaagtatatatatatatatatatatctatatatatatatatatatgtatgatgtgtatatatatatatttttcgtgtgtgtgtgtgtgtgtgtgtgtgtgtgtgtgtctagaggggggagagagagaacgtgtaAGTTTTTACGGTGAGAATTCACTCCAGCAGGAGGTACTAAGAATAGTGATTTAGGTTTATGGGTCACGAGCTTAATTCTGGACATCCCAACTCGGACATATTGTGATCCCATTTTTTGTTAGTCGCATAGAAAGGTGACAGTCggttcagcattttttttttttggccaatttTAGTATTCATCGTGGAGCCCGTCACTGAATTCCATAATTAATGTTGGTGGAGAATGTACAGATGTTTTTAAATATGGAATATAAGTGATTGTTCTTGAAAGTTTTACCCTTCCAGTCAGTCTCCGCTTAGTAATGGGGTCGATTTGATTAGAGGGTCACTCCTTATGGAAGAAAACCTCGTTTGTACAGCAAAGCAAATAGAGGTCTCGTGCTCTAATTGCTATTCCATGCGGGATGCGGGTAAGACGCCTGAATGTGTGTGAGGGCCTTCGAACACGTGAACGTTTCCTTTCATATACGCAGGAGTGCCTACACCCATCTCCTCCCGTGGGTGTGCCGGCGACTAAGCCTCAGTGTCCAAGGAGTGACCTACAGACTCCAGGTCAGGTCGGAGATGGGGCCAAGGAGAGCCAGTTGACATCGGCCTATGAGTCCGATGCGCCCTTGTCATTTGGTGATAGAAACGGGCTTCGGTGCAGCTTCTTTGCCGGAGTTTCTTTGAATTCTATAGCCAGTCAAAACGTTGACACTGAGCTGACGTGAAATTCCTGAAAGATGTTACGCTTCATTACACATCACAAACTAAAAGTGCAAACAAAATGTTATCAATGATGTGCAACGAAGGGATTTGTTTGACTCGTGAGCAAAGAAATCCTGATATCCTGagacttttttttagaaaatacgtTCTGTCATTTGAATCCACTTCTGAGAGAGGAGGGGCTTGGTTCtatatttattagagagagagagagagagagagaatgctatttACGAGAAAGGG
It contains:
- the LOC135198062 gene encoding uncharacterized protein LOC135198062; protein product: MRRQHQFAILVALVAAAAVSGRSAIQTDGDEAGGAFSPPVKKSPRVFVNTSVPFSVAPQPVRDTLEVAHAKQTFMKTFQRIHDAVIAADTEHLNYTVLEDDLTNTLDDGASGIAAVEGRTSTFANRGPAPVIGRDFQPGVSSGPRFSIFPDPVFEPEYFLPSVHVDPLLMSQFNPPLPPNPFIQQIRPFTQPGMAGTCYEIILLEPENEIFQISRGNSSFRSESTKSLNINTHSSLLDAISPAVEGRTRSNQISSPASQIPIPVGTPALPNFGSRKPVSHFRAPQLSFLSLLQSGGPTGR